A DNA window from Gemella massiliensis contains the following coding sequences:
- the treR gene encoding trehalose operon repressor — translation MNKFFKIYLELREKIENRQYRYNSLLPSENELAKEYGVSRETIRKALLLLLENGYIHKIQGKGSIVLDIHKYRVPVSGLISFKEIQELQNTVSTTKVIENKEIEAPEFLIKLGLAKRGEKLIYLLRQRFIDGEAVILDKDYIKKTFIENVPTRQVEDSLYDYLEDEMGIKISYGNKHFEIEPINEEDKNYIDLNDNKHIAVVKGDVYTEGTDFLHYTESRHRVDKFHFSEFARRTNKK, via the coding sequence ATGAATAAGTTTTTTAAAATCTATTTAGAATTAAGAGAAAAAATAGAAAACAGGCAATATAGATATAACAGTCTGTTGCCAAGTGAAAACGAATTGGCGAAAGAATACGGTGTATCTAGGGAAACTATTAGAAAAGCACTTTTACTGTTACTAGAAAATGGTTATATTCATAAAATTCAAGGGAAGGGTTCTATTGTTTTAGATATTCATAAATACAGAGTACCGGTTTCAGGGCTTATAAGTTTCAAAGAAATACAAGAACTTCAAAATACGGTTTCTACTACAAAAGTAATAGAAAACAAGGAAATAGAAGCTCCGGAATTTTTAATAAAACTCGGTCTGGCTAAAAGAGGAGAAAAACTGATTTATTTGTTAAGACAGAGATTTATAGATGGTGAAGCTGTTATTTTAGATAAAGACTATATCAAGAAAACTTTTATAGAAAACGTTCCGACAAGACAGGTAGAAGATTCATTGTATGACTATTTGGAAGATGAGATGGGGATTAAAATTTCATATGGTAATAAACACTTTGAAATAGAGCCGATAAATGAAGAAGACAAGAACTATATTGATTTGAACGATAATAAGCATATTGCAGTTGTAAAGGGCGATGTATATACGGAAGGAACAGATTTTCTTCATTATACGGAAAGTCGCCACAGGGTAGACAAATTTCATTTTTCAGAGTTTGCACGTAGAACAAATAAAAAATAA
- the nrdI gene encoding class Ib ribonucleoside-diphosphate reductase assembly flavoprotein NrdI, with amino-acid sequence MKVIYFSLTGNCKRFVERCKIPVEDVLDLWEVDYDVDFDYILVTPTIGFGKVPDDVITFLEQNGKHLVGVVGSGNKNWGNRFAKASETISEQYNVPLLMKIELHGNTRDLIKFKKIYLESTKNGKI; translated from the coding sequence ATGAAAGTAATATATTTTTCTTTAACAGGAAACTGTAAACGATTTGTTGAACGCTGTAAAATACCTGTCGAAGATGTACTGGATTTGTGGGAAGTAGATTATGATGTAGATTTTGACTATATACTTGTCACACCGACGATTGGTTTTGGGAAAGTACCTGATGATGTTATTACGTTTTTAGAACAAAATGGTAAGCATCTGGTCGGTGTAGTTGGGAGTGGTAATAAAAATTGGGGAAATCGTTTCGCTAAGGCATCAGAAACAATTAGCGAACAATATAATGTGCCATTGTTAATGAAAATAGAATTACATGGTAATACTAGAGATTTAATTAAATTCAAGAAAATTTATTTGGAGAGTACAAAGAATGGAAAAATTTAA
- the nrdE gene encoding class 1b ribonucleoside-diphosphate reductase subunit alpha yields the protein MEKFNHIELNNEVTKRGETGFFKLEKDQEAIEEFLREVDYKTVKFSSEIKRLRYLVRENFYYNIFDKYIEDEILECLELAANFKFKFKSYMAASKFYKDYALKTNDKKQYLENFNQHVFIVAMYLADGDVNLAKELIIAMLEQRLQPATPTFLNSGRSRRGELVSCFLLEVGDSLNSINYIDSTAKQLSKIGGGVAINLSKLRARGESIKGIKGVAKGVIPVAKSLEQGFAYADQLGQRPGAGAVYLNIFHYDVLEFLDTKKVNADEELRLPTISTGIIVPSLFFELAKDNKDFYMFGPHSIYEEYGLVLDDIDLAKYYDEFVDNENILKRKYNARDMLNLIAQTQLQSGYPYLMFKDNANKHHALKDIGQVKMSNLCTEIFQLQETSIIKDYGEGDIIKRDISCNLASLNIVNVMESKKIKESIYSGMDALTFVSDSTKIKNAPGVVKANEEFHSVGLGAMNLNGYLAKNLIAYESEEVKDFANVFFMMMNYYTLERSMQIAKARNTTFKDFEKSDYYSGSYFDKYVEQDFFPQTDKVKILFEDIYIPTKEDWRSLKNRVKENGLYHAYRMAIAPTQSISYVQNSTSSVLPIVDKIERRTYGNAETFYPMPYLSPKTQWYYKSAFTMDQMKLIDLMAVIQEHIDQGISVILYVNSDITTRELARYYIYAHYKGLKSLYYTRNKLLSVEECTSCSI from the coding sequence ATGGAAAAATTTAACCATATTGAATTAAATAATGAGGTAACGAAACGTGGTGAAACAGGTTTTTTCAAATTAGAAAAAGACCAAGAAGCCATTGAGGAGTTTCTTCGTGAAGTAGATTATAAAACCGTAAAGTTTAGTTCGGAAATTAAACGATTACGTTACTTAGTGAGAGAAAATTTTTATTATAATATTTTTGATAAATATATTGAAGATGAAATATTAGAATGCTTAGAACTGGCTGCAAACTTTAAATTCAAGTTTAAAAGTTACATGGCAGCAAGTAAATTTTATAAAGATTATGCTCTAAAAACAAATGATAAAAAACAATATTTGGAAAACTTTAACCAACACGTATTTATCGTTGCAATGTATCTAGCCGATGGTGATGTAAATCTCGCTAAAGAACTAATTATTGCAATGCTTGAACAACGTCTTCAACCTGCGACACCGACATTTTTAAATTCCGGACGTAGTCGTCGTGGAGAATTAGTATCATGTTTCTTACTGGAAGTAGGCGACTCACTAAATTCTATTAATTACATTGATTCTACGGCAAAACAACTTTCAAAAATTGGAGGTGGGGTAGCTATTAATCTATCTAAACTTCGTGCACGTGGAGAAAGTATTAAAGGAATAAAAGGAGTGGCTAAGGGTGTTATACCTGTTGCTAAATCTCTTGAACAAGGTTTTGCCTATGCAGATCAGCTGGGACAACGCCCCGGTGCAGGAGCGGTTTATTTGAATATCTTTCACTATGATGTGTTGGAATTTTTGGATACTAAAAAAGTAAATGCTGATGAAGAGTTACGTTTACCGACTATTTCAACCGGAATTATAGTGCCGTCCCTATTTTTTGAGTTGGCTAAAGATAATAAAGACTTTTATATGTTTGGGCCACATTCAATTTATGAAGAATACGGATTGGTTCTTGATGATATTGATTTAGCAAAATATTATGATGAATTTGTAGATAATGAAAATATATTAAAACGCAAATACAACGCTCGTGATATGTTAAATTTAATTGCACAAACACAACTTCAATCAGGGTATCCGTATTTAATGTTTAAAGATAATGCAAACAAACATCATGCGTTAAAAGATATTGGACAGGTTAAAATGAGTAATCTATGTACGGAAATTTTCCAATTACAAGAAACATCAATTATTAAAGATTATGGAGAAGGAGATATTATAAAACGTGATATTTCATGTAATCTTGCGTCATTAAATATTGTAAATGTAATGGAGAGTAAAAAAATTAAAGAATCTATTTATTCCGGCATGGATGCCTTAACGTTTGTCAGTGATTCAACCAAGATAAAAAATGCCCCCGGTGTAGTAAAAGCTAATGAAGAATTTCATTCAGTAGGTTTAGGTGCGATGAACTTAAACGGTTATTTAGCAAAAAACTTAATAGCCTATGAGAGCGAAGAGGTAAAAGATTTTGCCAATGTTTTCTTTATGATGATGAACTACTACACATTAGAACGTTCGATGCAGATTGCAAAAGCTCGCAATACAACTTTTAAAGATTTTGAAAAATCTGATTATTATAGTGGGAGTTATTTTGATAAATACGTAGAACAAGATTTCTTTCCACAGACAGATAAGGTTAAAATCTTGTTTGAAGATATTTATATCCCAACTAAAGAAGATTGGCGTAGTTTAAAAAATAGAGTAAAAGAAAATGGCTTATATCATGCTTATAGAATGGCGATTGCACCGACACAAAGTATTTCGTATGTTCAAAACTCAACCTCAAGTGTCTTACCAATCGTTGATAAAATTGAACGTAGAACATATGGAAACGCTGAAACATTTTATCCGATGCCATACTTAAGCCCAAAAACGCAATGGTATTATAAATCGGCATTTACGATGGATCAAATGAAATTAATTGATTTAATGGCAGTAATTCAAGAACATATTGATCAAGGTATTTCTGTAATTTTATATGTAAATTCAGATATTACAACAAGAGAATTAGCTAGATATTATATCTATGCTCATTATAAAGGACTAAAATCCCTATATTATACACGTAATAAACTTCTATCAGTAGAAGAATGTACATCATGTTCAATATAA
- the nrdF gene encoding class 1b ribonucleoside-diphosphate reductase subunit beta, protein MKAVNWNKQDDLTFMYWRQNIAQFWVDTEFKVSKDIKSWNEDLNDKERDTYKKVLAGLTGLDTQQGDIGMPLVSLHTEDMRKQAVYSFMGMMEQIHAKSYSTIFTSLISSQETDYLLDEWVPSNKELQFKARIIEKYYLKLFKQEVENYDLYMARVASVFLESYIFYSGFFYPLYLAGQGKVTTSGEIIRKILLDETIHGSFTGFDAQEVFKTLTPEEQERANKEMYKLLLDLYENELIYTQDIYGEIGLYEEVKDYVEYNANRALANLGYPGYFEDKDINPIIENAMNTSTKNHDFFSVKGDGYVVSMNVESIEDEDFIFD, encoded by the coding sequence ATGAAAGCAGTAAACTGGAATAAACAAGATGACTTAACATTTATGTATTGGCGACAAAATATTGCACAGTTTTGGGTTGATACGGAGTTTAAGGTATCAAAAGATATAAAAAGTTGGAATGAAGACTTAAATGACAAAGAACGTGATACTTATAAAAAAGTATTGGCAGGACTAACCGGACTTGACACTCAACAAGGAGATATTGGAATGCCCTTAGTATCTCTTCACACCGAGGATATGCGTAAACAAGCTGTATATAGTTTTATGGGAATGATGGAGCAGATTCATGCCAAGAGCTATTCAACAATTTTTACATCCTTAATATCAAGTCAAGAAACGGATTATTTATTAGACGAATGGGTACCAAGTAATAAAGAGTTACAATTTAAAGCGAGAATTATTGAAAAATATTATTTAAAACTTTTTAAACAAGAAGTAGAAAATTATGATTTATATATGGCACGAGTTGCTTCTGTATTTTTAGAAAGCTACATTTTTTACAGCGGGTTCTTTTATCCGTTATACTTAGCAGGGCAAGGAAAAGTAACCACATCAGGAGAAATTATCCGTAAGATTTTATTAGATGAAACTATTCACGGTAGTTTTACCGGCTTTGATGCACAGGAGGTTTTCAAAACATTAACTCCCGAAGAACAAGAGCGTGCGAATAAAGAAATGTATAAACTATTATTAGATTTATATGAAAACGAACTGATATATACCCAAGATATTTACGGTGAAATAGGATTGTACGAAGAAGTAAAAGATTATGTTGAATACAATGCAAATCGTGCCTTGGCAAACTTAGGTTATCCGGGATATTTTGAAGATAAGGATATTAATCCTATTATTGAAAATGCGATGAATACCTCTACTAAAAATCATGATTTCTTTAGTGTAAAGGGTGATGGTTATGTAGTAAGTATGAACGTCGAATCAATAGAAGATGAAGATTTTATTTTTGACTAG
- a CDS encoding histidine phosphatase family protein yields the protein MELNATGIAQATKAADKILEFNIDLAFSSPLKRAVKTAALMLEHSGNNNFIIEKDNRLIEKYFGDFEGVTFDEYFTALENNKGLETIETDAEVFKRTNDFFASKYNSHEDKTILVVCHGALIRIFLRTLGLYPKTNILINNTALNVIDFDWKNFTLEQFNI from the coding sequence ATAGAACTGAATGCTACGGGGATAGCTCAAGCAACAAAAGCTGCTGATAAAATCTTAGAATTTAATATAGACTTGGCATTTAGTAGTCCCTTAAAAAGAGCTGTAAAAACGGCAGCTCTTATGCTTGAACATTCAGGGAATAATAACTTTATTATAGAAAAAGACAATAGATTGATAGAAAAATATTTTGGAGATTTTGAGGGAGTGACCTTTGATGAATATTTTACAGCTTTAGAAAATAATAAAGGTTTAGAAACTATAGAAACTGATGCTGAAGTATTTAAAAGAACAAATGACTTTTTTGCGTCAAAATATAATTCTCATGAAGATAAAACTATTTTGGTAGTTTGTCATGGAGCTTTGATTAGAATTTTTTTGCGAACATTAGGTCTTTACCCTAAAACAAATATACTAATAAATAATACAGCATTAAATGTAATAGATTTTGATTGGAAAAACTTTACATTGGAACAATTTAATATATAA
- a CDS encoding histidine phosphatase family protein, with protein MRIILARHGETDYNKGKKVQGHSDIPLNKEGIKQGKEAGKKIEGYKIDTAYSSTLGRAFDTARYMLDNSNSENNSKLKVNKDKRLIEKSYGGYEGVSFKEYSAGLTAGEFRGMETDAEAADRVEEFFKEKHKEHQNEIILAVCHGGLIRSFLTEKGIKKVGRGTIINTSVSILDYDGENFTLIEFNK; from the coding sequence ATGAGAATTATTTTAGCAAGACATGGTGAAACGGACTATAATAAAGGTAAAAAGGTACAAGGGCATAGTGACATTCCGCTTAATAAAGAGGGGATAAAGCAAGGAAAAGAAGCGGGTAAAAAAATAGAAGGATACAAAATAGATACGGCATATAGTAGCACCTTGGGAAGAGCATTTGATACCGCACGTTATATGTTGGATAATTCAAATAGCGAAAATAATTCTAAACTTAAAGTGAACAAAGATAAACGTTTAATAGAAAAATCTTATGGAGGATACGAGGGAGTTTCTTTTAAAGAATATAGTGCGGGTCTTACAGCAGGAGAATTTCGTGGAATGGAAACAGATGCAGAAGCAGCTGATAGAGTAGAAGAATTTTTCAAAGAAAAACATAAAGAACATCAAAACGAAATTATTTTAGCGGTGTGTCATGGTGGATTAATTCGTTCATTTCTTACTGAAAAAGGTATAAAAAAAGTAGGACGAGGTACTATTATTAATACATCGGTAAGTATTTTGGATTATGACGGAGAGAATTTTACATTAATAGAGTTTAATAAATAG
- a CDS encoding Sgo0707 family adhesin encodes MIKAKFRLSKLKKLFVIILSIMVILSLFPAKKAAASVNEVKDDTDLAKINTYKFNLNINNATVVSKSDAVEETTLNNPWYEGNLKQLSGPLQNFSLKVDKNNKGNQVFYKPLELKFSNVGEVYGKKVDAYLKFNKVTLHYLNNEVAKNALEKEGKTAVPFFQLSSFWGEGGNFEIGNLIYSEKKYDPYKDENPTNLIKGAFWNDADITAELRYSDGSKTDLKLVMRPADIDVVDGSLRETFYIKNYSTSVDKRVINNRNKLNQVTEGDSTYWKATTTTEGDDQENNVSGLAVRSVDNKLNFGYHTTINCSTVFGLFVEGKIPAPKKTVDKPQVLAKAGEKIVYTGTFKVPTPGKDIIGPLSNLNLIDNFDDRLDFKSLKVDVDGKTLTENKDYTITTYGQTVIVNMGDEYLQRESAGKEITVTYNMETNKKVEGKTSGIIDNIVTLKADNTLTPSNKVRTTLLYKKLMSLLVELRAKNCHNLLRI; translated from the coding sequence ATGATAAAGGCAAAATTTAGGTTGTCTAAACTAAAAAAACTGTTTGTAATAATTTTATCAATTATGGTAATTTTATCGCTTTTTCCAGCTAAAAAAGCTGCGGCTTCGGTAAATGAAGTAAAAGATGATACGGATTTGGCAAAAATCAATACATATAAATTTAATTTAAATATAAATAATGCCACCGTAGTATCAAAATCTGATGCAGTCGAAGAAACGACATTAAATAATCCATGGTATGAAGGAAATTTAAAACAGCTTTCCGGACCATTGCAAAATTTTTCCCTTAAAGTTGATAAAAATAATAAAGGGAATCAGGTTTTTTATAAACCTTTGGAGTTGAAATTTTCAAATGTAGGTGAAGTTTACGGTAAAAAAGTTGATGCATATTTAAAATTTAATAAGGTTACTCTTCATTATTTAAATAATGAAGTAGCTAAAAATGCTCTTGAAAAAGAAGGTAAAACTGCTGTTCCATTTTTCCAACTTTCAAGCTTTTGGGGTGAAGGTGGAAATTTTGAAATAGGAAACCTTATTTATAGTGAGAAAAAATATGATCCATATAAAGATGAAAACCCTACTAATCTTATAAAAGGGGCTTTTTGGAATGATGCAGACATAACAGCTGAATTAAGATATTCAGATGGTTCAAAAACAGATTTAAAATTAGTTATGCGTCCGGCTGATATTGATGTTGTTGATGGTTCTCTTAGAGAAACTTTTTATATTAAAAATTATAGTACAAGTGTTGACAAAAGAGTTATAAATAATAGAAATAAATTAAATCAAGTAACAGAAGGTGATTCAACTTACTGGAAGGCAACCACCACAACAGAAGGTGATGACCAAGAAAATAATGTATCGGGATTAGCCGTACGTTCTGTTGATAATAAATTAAACTTTGGATATCATACAACGATAAACTGCTCAACAGTCTTTGGACTTTTTGTAGAAGGTAAAATTCCGGCACCTAAAAAAACTGTCGATAAACCGCAAGTATTGGCTAAAGCCGGCGAAAAAATTGTTTACACAGGGACATTTAAAGTTCCAACTCCGGGAAAAGATATTATAGGACCGTTAAGTAATTTAAATTTAATAGATAATTTTGATGACCGTTTAGACTTCAAGAGTTTAAAAGTAGATGTAGATGGAAAAACATTAACGGAAAATAAGGATTATACTATTACAACATATGGACAAACGGTTATTGTCAATATGGGAGATGAATATTTGCAACGTGAAAGTGCAGGAAAAGAAATTACTGTTACTTATAATATGGAAACCAATAAAAAAGTAGAAGGAAAAACTTCAGGAATTATAGATAATATAGTAACTTTAAAAGCTGATAACACACTAACACCATCTAATAAAGTAAGAACAACCTTACTTTATAAAAAACTCATGAGTTTATTAGTGGAACTCCGGGCAAAGAATTGCCACAATCTGTTAAGGATTTGA
- a CDS encoding SHIRT domain-containing protein yields the protein MPQSVKDLTPKTVERIPNGTVVHPDQPTKTKVTVKEGNWVFKGYDKETQTIDGQDVHFIGKWVLEEFTKPVKDVVNESRTTINGKAVKPRETLTYTVEYKNTTDQDREVTIKDKIPAYTTYVENSADNNGKFANGEVTWSKKVAKGETWKVTFKVKVNNDVDGKEIKNIARTSDGVLDIDTNPTNNPTPKKPIKDVVDNKGTTINGKAVKPGDILTYTVSYTNTTGEDRDVTIKDKIPEYTTYVENSADNNGKYTNGEVVWTKRVAKGETWTVTFKVKVNEETYGKEIKNIARTSDGVLDIDTNPTTNPVPPTTPKTPLPKTGNEATNGIYAGVATLLAGLGLALRRKRKDEE from the coding sequence TTGCCACAATCTGTTAAGGATTTGACACCAAAAACCGTTGAAAGAATTCCAAACGGTACGGTAGTACATCCGGATCAACCTACAAAAACTAAAGTTACTGTAAAAGAAGGTAACTGGGTATTTAAAGGGTATGATAAAGAGACACAAACTATAGATGGTCAAGATGTTCACTTTATAGGTAAGTGGGTACTTGAAGAATTTACCAAACCAGTAAAAGATGTTGTAAACGAAAGTAGAACAACAATTAATGGTAAAGCGGTAAAACCTAGAGAAACTCTAACATACACTGTTGAATATAAAAACACAACAGACCAAGATAGAGAAGTAACAATTAAAGACAAAATCCCTGCGTATACGACATATGTAGAAAACTCAGCGGATAACAACGGAAAATTCGCTAATGGTGAAGTAACATGGAGTAAAAAAGTAGCTAAAGGCGAAACATGGAAAGTAACATTTAAAGTAAAAGTAAACAATGACGTAGATGGTAAAGAAATTAAAAATATAGCCCGTACATCAGACGGAGTATTGGATATAGATACCAACCCAACAAATAACCCGACACCGAAAAAGCCGATAAAAGATGTTGTAGATAATAAAGGAACAACAATAAACGGAAAAGCGGTAAAACCTGGAGATATCTTAACATATACAGTAAGTTACACAAATACAACGGGAGAAGACCGAGATGTAACAATTAAAGATAAAATCCCTGAATACACAACATATGTAGAAAATTCAGCAGATAACAATGGAAAATACACAAACGGAGAAGTAGTATGGACTAAGAGAGTAGCCAAAGGTGAAACATGGACAGTAACATTTAAAGTAAAAGTCAATGAAGAAACATATGGCAAAGAGATTAAAAATATAGCCCGTACATCAGACGGAGTATTAGACATAGACACCAATCCGACAACTAATCCGGTACCACCGACAACACCAAAAACACCATTACCAAAAACAGGTAATGAGGCAACAAATGGAATATATGCAGGAGTGGCAACATTATTGGCAGGACTTGGATTAGCATTAAGAAGAAAAAGAAAAGATGAAGAATAG
- a CDS encoding homoserine O-succinyltransferase, whose product MPICIQNDLPVKNDLLKEDVVVIEENRAKNQDIRPLKILILNLMPKKEETERQLLRLLGNSPLQIKVEFLHVATHIAKNTANSYLEKFYTTFSEIKNEYYDGLIITGAPIEHLKFEEVDYWEELKEIFKWSKTHIFSTLNICWAAQASLYYHYRVKKEKVSEKIFGVFEHEVLIKNHALTRGFTDVFLAPHSRHTKIEEDKLLTIDELEILAKTDKAGTLLITTKNLRKIFITGHIEYEADTLHNEYIRDKSSGLPIEVPFNYYPENDDTKEPKNTWRCVAYLFYHNWLNQVYQLTPYDLKNLEK is encoded by the coding sequence ATGCCAATTTGTATTCAAAATGATTTACCGGTAAAAAATGATTTATTAAAAGAGGATGTTGTGGTAATTGAAGAAAATAGAGCAAAAAATCAAGATATTAGACCACTTAAAATTTTAATATTGAACTTAATGCCAAAAAAAGAAGAAACAGAAAGACAATTACTAAGATTATTAGGAAATTCACCTCTACAAATAAAAGTGGAATTTTTGCATGTAGCAACTCACATTGCTAAAAACACGGCAAATTCATATTTAGAAAAATTTTATACAACATTTTCTGAGATAAAAAATGAGTATTATGACGGTCTTATCATAACGGGAGCACCGATAGAACATTTAAAGTTTGAAGAAGTGGATTATTGGGAAGAACTTAAAGAGATTTTTAAATGGAGTAAAACCCATATATTTTCAACATTAAATATTTGTTGGGCAGCACAAGCGAGTTTATACTATCATTATCGTGTAAAAAAAGAAAAGGTTTCAGAAAAAATATTTGGAGTTTTTGAACATGAAGTTTTAATTAAAAACCATGCGTTGACACGTGGCTTTACAGACGTATTTTTAGCACCACATTCAAGACATACAAAAATAGAAGAAGATAAATTATTGACTATTGATGAATTAGAAATCTTAGCAAAAACAGACAAAGCCGGAACGCTGTTGATTACTACAAAAAATTTAAGAAAAATATTTATAACGGGCCATATTGAATATGAAGCAGATACTTTACACAATGAATATATAAGAGATAAAAGTAGTGGTCTGCCGATAGAAGTTCCATTTAATTATTACCCGGAAAATGATGATACAAAAGAACCTAAAAACACGTGGCGATGTGTAGCATATTTATTCTATCATAATTGGCTAAATCAAGTATATCAACTAACACCGTATGATTTAAAAAACTTAGAAAAATAG
- a CDS encoding twin-arginine translocase TatA/TatE family subunit, with the protein MGFLRDIGAPGVIVLIIAALIIFGPKRLPELGESIGKMFTSFKKSISGLTDENSSSEKEKNEQENK; encoded by the coding sequence ATGGGTTTTTTGCGTGATATAGGTGCTCCCGGAGTTATTGTGCTTATTATTGCAGCACTAATTATCTTTGGACCGAAACGTCTTCCGGAACTTGGTGAATCAATCGGAAAAATGTTTACATCATTTAAAAAATCAATCTCCGGATTAACTGATGAAAATTCTTCATCAGAAAAAGAAAAAAATGAACAGGAAAATAAATAA
- the tatC gene encoding twin-arginine translocase subunit TatC translates to MKYGDKVSTVDHLTELRRRLILSLLFFIISFLVSLVWSADIYKFLTSNFKDKLIVLGPNDILWIYLTLAGICAITFTIPFACYQIWAFIKPALERREARALLAYIPAVFICFTVGLLFGFFLVTPAILNVLLSIGNDLFNTQLTAQNYLSFVINTTIPIAILFEFPVVVAFLTSLGIVTPKFLTKNRRYAYFILIVIAVVITPADFISDIVMSIPLILIYEVSVLISKYIYKKRG, encoded by the coding sequence ATGAAATATGGTGATAAAGTATCAACCGTCGATCATTTAACGGAACTTAGACGGAGATTGATATTAAGCCTTTTGTTTTTTATCATCTCCTTTCTTGTAAGTTTGGTATGGTCTGCGGATATTTATAAATTTTTAACGAGTAATTTTAAAGATAAGTTGATTGTTTTAGGTCCTAATGATATACTATGGATATATTTAACTTTAGCGGGTATTTGTGCTATTACATTTACGATACCTTTCGCTTGTTATCAAATATGGGCGTTTATCAAACCTGCACTTGAAAGAAGAGAAGCACGCGCATTGCTTGCTTACATTCCGGCGGTCTTCATCTGTTTTACAGTCGGTTTATTGTTTGGTTTTTTCTTGGTAACTCCTGCCATTTTAAACGTACTGCTTTCAATAGGTAATGATTTATTCAATACTCAGCTGACAGCACAAAATTATTTATCTTTTGTTATTAACACAACTATACCAATCGCTATCTTATTCGAGTTTCCGGTTGTTGTTGCGTTTTTAACATCTCTTGGAATTGTTACTCCAAAATTTCTTACAAAAAACAGGCGTTACGCATATTTTATTTTAATCGTTATTGCTGTTGTTATTACACCGGCGGATTTTATAAGTGATATTGTAATGTCTATCCCATTGATACTAATTTATGAAGTAAGTGTTCTGATTAGTAAATATATTTATAAAAAAAGAGGTTAA